The following are encoded together in the Actinobacillus lignieresii genome:
- the hisA gene encoding 1-(5-phosphoribosyl)-5-[(5-phosphoribosylamino)methylideneamino]imidazole-4-carboxamide isomerase — translation MKKSIIIPALDLIDGNVVRLHQGDYAKQTTYSDNPIEQFASYLAQGAEQLHLVDLTGAKDPMKRQTALIGKIIAETNCQIQVGGGIRTEQDVADLLAVGANRVVIGSTAVKDRAMVKGWFEKYGAEKFVLALDININASGQKIIAISGWQEASGVSLEELIEDYQAVGLQHVLCTDISRDGTLAGSNVDLYREISAKYPEIQFQSSGGIGSLDDIKALKSTGVAGVIVGRALLEGKFNVAEAIECWQNG, via the coding sequence ATGAAAAAATCAATAATTATCCCCGCCCTTGACCTGATTGACGGCAATGTAGTGCGGTTACATCAGGGCGATTATGCTAAGCAAACCACCTATTCCGACAATCCGATTGAGCAGTTCGCTAGCTACCTTGCACAAGGGGCGGAGCAGTTGCATTTGGTCGATTTGACTGGGGCGAAAGATCCGATGAAAAGACAGACCGCACTTATCGGCAAGATTATTGCGGAAACAAATTGCCAAATCCAAGTGGGCGGTGGTATTCGCACCGAGCAGGACGTGGCGGATTTATTGGCAGTGGGGGCAAATCGTGTAGTAATTGGCTCAACGGCGGTGAAAGATCGAGCTATGGTCAAAGGCTGGTTTGAAAAATACGGTGCGGAAAAATTCGTACTGGCGTTGGACATAAACATTAACGCAAGCGGTCAAAAAATTATTGCGATTAGCGGTTGGCAAGAGGCGAGCGGCGTGTCGCTCGAAGAGCTGATCGAAGATTATCAAGCGGTCGGATTGCAGCACGTTTTGTGTACCGATATTTCCCGAGACGGCACGTTGGCTGGCTCGAACGTGGATCTTTACCGTGAAATCAGTGCCAAATACCCTGAGATCCAATTCCAATCATCAGGCGGAATCGGTTCGCTTGACGACATCAAGGCGTTAAAAAGCACAGGCGTAGCGGGCGTAATCGTTGGGCGTGCGTTGTTAGAAGGTAAGTTTAATGTAGCGGAGGCAATCGAATGTTGGCAAAACGGATAA
- the hisH gene encoding imidazole glycerol phosphate synthase subunit HisH has product MTNLIIINTGCANLSSVKFAFDRLGIQAEISCDLDKIKSADKLLLPGVGTAMAAMKILQDRDLIDTIRNATQPVLGICLGMQLMTEFSAEGEVDTLKLMSGKTELIPNTGLPLPHMGWNKIQYQADHPLFHGIEQNSHFYFVHSYAVLPNENTIATADYGVPFSAAIASKNFYGVQFHPERSGKNGAMLLKNFVELI; this is encoded by the coding sequence ATGACTAACCTAATAATCATCAACACAGGCTGTGCAAACCTGTCATCTGTAAAATTTGCATTCGATCGCTTGGGGATTCAGGCGGAGATTAGTTGTGATTTAGACAAAATTAAATCGGCAGACAAGCTCTTGCTCCCTGGTGTGGGGACGGCTATGGCTGCGATGAAGATTTTGCAAGATCGTGATTTGATTGACACCATTCGCAACGCCACTCAGCCAGTGCTTGGTATTTGTTTGGGTATGCAGTTAATGACAGAATTTTCTGCCGAAGGTGAGGTGGACACGCTCAAGCTAATGAGCGGCAAAACCGAGCTAATCCCAAATACGGGCTTGCCATTGCCACATATGGGCTGGAACAAGATTCAATATCAAGCCGACCACCCGTTATTTCACGGCATTGAGCAAAACAGCCATTTCTATTTTGTGCATAGCTATGCGGTGTTGCCGAATGAAAACACCATTGCTACCGCTGACTACGGCGTGCCTTTCTCGGCAGCGATTGCGAGCAAAAACTTCTACGGTGTGCAGTTCCACCCCGAGCGTTCAGGCAAAAATGGCGCAATGTTGTTGAAGAATTTTGTGGAGCTTATTTAG